DNA from Bacillus sp. SM2101:
TTTTAAGCATCCATCCATAACCTTTTAAAACTAAGTCATGTTCATCATTCATCAGACTATCTACAATTGTAAACGGTTCTAGTTCATCAAATCTCATCTTCTTAATTGGATAAATTAAAATAACAGCAGCTGCACGCCTTACGCAAAAATCAGGATGTTCTGTCCATTGAACAACCTTAGGAAATAAGCTATTATATTGACTTAATAGCTCTCCAAAAGCGTGGGTACAGAAATCATCACAATCTCCCCACCCTGTTACATATGTTTTTAGCCATCTTTCAAAAACAAGGAAAGTATCTTTACTATATTGTGTTTTAATTCTGAAAGCCCAATCATAGGCGATAACCCCATACTCCCATTTACGTTTCTCTAACAGTTTTTCACAAAGTAGAAGTATATTTGCAATTGATTTATTATCAATTAGTTTAAATACAGTTGAGGAAATCGACCTTATTTTATAGGTCTCAACATTCGAGTTTTTCGTAACATCTTCTAATCGTTTATTAACTTCAAATAATACACTATTATTGTTAATGGTAATTTGATTTTTCATCATTTTTTTCTCCATTTTTACAAGCTTATTTTTCAAATATTGACTGTTAATACCATTAAAACTGATTCTTGTATGTGTTAACTTGAAGACTATTATTCAATAACCATTATTTAGCTTATACACCTAAAATTTATTATACAAAACCATTTGTATAAAGGTATAGTTACAAAAATGTGTCGGTTATCTGTAATGGAGCGATTGACCGCAAATACCTAGATTACTTTTTTATTCCGGATATTATGTATATCATCAAAGGAACTAAGAAGATGTACTTTATTAAGCTCTATTTATACTAGGTACATCCAAATTTTCATATATGTTAAACAAGGCCAAGAGAGTCTTGCAGTCATTATGTCCCACAACACAAAATTAAACTATCAATTATGCTTAATTACTAATAACCTCTCAGTTCGTTATTATTTCTTCATATGACCTGCTAAAAAGAATGACTGTAAGTTATAAAAACTAAGTAAGCCGATAACCCCAATGCTATATTGAGATATCGGCTGAAATTTACTATTAAAGGCTCACATCATTTTGTATATGTCTAACTTTATCAGGGTTAACAATATAGTAGATTGCTTTTATTTTCCCTTCATAGACTTGAAAGGCGACCACAGCAGTGAATCCTGTTGGGTCCAATATGGTCAAGCCTGTTTGCCCATTTACTGTAATTAAATGAAATGTGTAGTTTTCCTCCAAAAATCTTTTAGCAAGTGCCTCAAATAATATGCTTACTTTTTCTTTACCAACGACTGGTCGTAATGCAGCTGCTTTCTTACCACCACCATCTGCATAGTAAGTGATATCATTTTGCAAATATTTTATGATGCTTGTTACTTTTCCAGTTTGGAATGCGGAGATAAATGTTAGAACTGTTTGTTCATGCTCCTCATCAGGAGTAGGAAGAAGTTCTGTATTAAGATCAGGAAGTTCTTTTTTCAGTCTACTCAATATTTTTCGGCAGTTGCTCTCTGATTTTTGAACAATATCAGCTACGGTTTTATAATCGTATTCTAGAATTTCTCGCAGTATAAAAATTGCTCTTTCTATTGGATTTAATGATTCGAACAAAAGGAGGAGAGCAATAGAAATGTCTTCTTCTACCATTACATGATTTAATGGATCCTCATTTTGAACAATGGGCTCTGGCAACCAAGTTCCGGTGTATAATTCTCTCTTCTTCCTTGATGATTTTAGCAAATCCAAGGAACGGTTTGTCACTAACTTACAAAGAAATGCTTTCACGTTTTGATTGTTCTTTAGCTCATAATTTGTTAATTTAGAAAAAACATCTTGGACGACATCATCTGCATCACTAACACTCCCAGTCATTTTGTATGCAAGAGAAAAAAGAAGTGGCTTATAATCTATATAAAGTTGCTGAATTAACAAATTTTCCAATATCTTTCACCGTCACTTTAGTAAACTTGCAAGATTCCATGTATAATTACGGAATCTCAACCCTAATTGGCCTGTTAACGTAAAATTCATTCCCCATTTTTGAATCCAAACAAACCCTTCTTTTGGTCCTAAACTAACACAAAATAGCTTAACAGGGTAGCTTGTATGAACAATATGATTTGGCTGTTTAGTCATTTTATGTTTAATAATTTTAGCCAACCTCTGTGCCTGTGGAATAGCCTCCTTACACGTCATTCCATCGTATTTATTTGTAATTGGGTCAATTATTCGAGCACAGTCTCCAATTGAATAAATGTTTTTGTGCCCTTCTACTTCATAACAATCGTTAACAATTAGTTGATTTTGATCAGATAGTGGTAATTGGAGCTGTTTAATGGTTGGATTAACTTCTACACCGTTTGTAATGATACATAGGCCTATTTCATATTTTCTTCCATCTGTACAGACAAGGTATCCATTATTGAATTCCTTTACCCTTGTGTTAGAAAAAAACTTTACACCAAATTTGTTCATCTTTTTTTCCAATCTCGAACTAATATGGTCAGGTGCTTCGTGTAGAAGGCGTGTTTTCGGATCGAATAATAGTACTTCCACTCCATTTGGATCAATACCATGAACTAACGCTTGTTCTTTTAGCCACACAGCAAGCTCACATGCAGTTTCAATTCCTGTTATTCCAGCACCAACTAATGCGATCTTTAAATTGCTTTGCCTTTTATGATCAGAATTCAGTTTTTTTGTTTTATTTATTAAGTCTATTAACCTATCTTTAATATCATGTGCGCTACTTTCATCTTTAAGTGTCATACCCCCGATAAAGTTCTCATTGTCCTTAACTCTGCTACCTAACGTAATGACTAGATAATCGTAATGAACTTCAACTGCTTGATGGTCTTCCTTTTCAATTTCAACAATATTACCAGTCTTATTAATTCGTGTAACTTCTCCTTGTAACACCTCAATACCCTTGGAAATATACCGATGAAAGGGAATTTTTAGTTGTAAGTCGTCTGCATCTTCGGTAATTGCTTTAACTAATAGTACCTTTCGAAAATGATACGAGTTTTTATCAACTAATATAACCCTCACTGCTGTTCCTAACTGATCTTTTAATTCTTTCTTCAAACTGTCTACTAAGTTTATTCCAGCGTAACCTCCGCCTAATATCACAATTGTTTTCATTTTATTCGCCTCCTTGCCCTTATAACGAATAAGGAAGTAAGTTTGTGACATAAGGGAGGGAAATTCTTATAAAAACCTAGTCTGATTAGCCATATTAAACAGTTTTTTATATCTCGTTTGCTTGATTAATTGGTAATGTAACGACAAATGTACTTCCATTATTGAGTTCGCTCATAACCATAGTTTGTCCACCGTGCATTTCAACTATTTTTTTTACGATAGCAAGTCCTAAACCACTTCCTCTTGAAGATCTAGAATGGTCAGCCTTATAGAACCGTTCAAATAGATATTTCAGATCCTTTTCTGGTATTCCAGGTCCTGTATCAGTGATGGAGCAGGTTACTGTTGATTCATCAGTAGTTAGGTCAATGTCTATGTTCCCTAATTGAGGAGTGAACTTGATTGCATTAGTAAGAAGATTCACCCAAACTTGTTCTAACAAATCTTCATCACCTATAAGATATGTTTCTGGTAATTGGATATTTAACAGTAGTTCTTTTGCTTCCCATTGAGGAGCTAAAGATGTGATCACACGACGAATTTGCTCATCTACACGATAACGGACTAATGTAAAAGGATGATGTTCTGAATCGAGTGACGCTAATTTTAATAAGTTTCCACCTATTTGTGACAACCTCGTACTTTCTTGTTCAATAATAGTTAAATACTCCATTTTCCCCTGTTCATCAATTTCATTATTTTTTAATGCTTTAGCAAATCCATGAATAGATGTGAGTGGTGATTGAATTTCATGAGAGACTCCTGCAACAAAATCTTGGCGCATTTGTTCTATTTTACTTAACTCTTTAGTCATTTTATTAAAATGGCTTGTTAATGAACCGATTTCATCTTTAGAAGTAACTGGAATTTGCACTTTATAATTTCCATTGCCGACCTCTTCTGTTGCTTTGATTAATTTTTTAATAGGTTGCACAAGTACTTTTGATATATATAAGAAGAACAAACTCCCTATTACTAGCACGAATGCAAGCTGAGTTAGTTGAATTTTCCGAGAGGATCTCATTTGTTTTTCAGGATTGGATAACACAAACAACGCATATTGCTTGCCATTCTCCTCAAATGGCACACCGATAATTGAATTAAAAGGTGGGTTTACCCCTTTTACATAATTAGTATGCTCTTCACCATTCAACACTTTAACTATGTCCTTTTCGTGAATGACAGCTTGTAATTTACGTTCTCCGACCTCTTGTTTTTGAAGATGCTCATCATATATGATAAATGTATAGCCAGTAAAGGACATATTAGTGAAAAATGAGACAGCTTGTTGTGCATTCTCATTACCATATAATTGTATGAATTCATATGCAACGCTCTTCATGTTAGTGGCTAAATTATTTTGAATATCCCTTTTATTAAATGCCGTTACGAAGTAGAACGCTATAATCATACTTAACAAGATTGTTATGATGAAAGAACTTATCAATTTTGCATATATTGTTTTCATTGACTTTGACTCACTAATTTATACCCTAGTCCACGGATTGTTTTAATTTCAAAACCTGTGTCTTTGTTTGAAAAACGTTCTCTCAATCTTTTTATATGCACATCCACAGTCCTCTCATCTCCTTCATAATCATAGCCCCACAATTGATGAATAAGCTGTTCTCTTGTGAATATTTTTCCATCTATACTACCTAAAGTAAAGAG
Protein-coding regions in this window:
- a CDS encoding DNA alkylation repair protein gives rise to the protein MKNQITINNNSVLFEVNKRLEDVTKNSNVETYKIRSISSTVFKLIDNKSIANILLLCEKLLEKRKWEYGVIAYDWAFRIKTQYSKDTFLVFERWLKTYVTGWGDCDDFCTHAFGELLSQYNSLFPKVVQWTEHPDFCVRRAAAVILIYPIKKMRFDELEPFTIVDSLMNDEHDLVLKGYGWMLKIYSTVKPDEVYHYVKNNKMIMPRVSFRYAIEKYDDFTRKCLMQKN
- the sigJ gene encoding RNA polymerase sigma factor SigJ, which codes for MENLLIQQLYIDYKPLLFSLAYKMTGSVSDADDVVQDVFSKLTNYELKNNQNVKAFLCKLVTNRSLDLLKSSRKKRELYTGTWLPEPIVQNEDPLNHVMVEEDISIALLLLFESLNPIERAIFILREILEYDYKTVADIVQKSESNCRKILSRLKKELPDLNTELLPTPDEEHEQTVLTFISAFQTGKVTSIIKYLQNDITYYADGGGKKAAALRPVVGKEKVSILFEALAKRFLEENYTFHLITVNGQTGLTILDPTGFTAVVAFQVYEGKIKAIYYIVNPDKVRHIQNDVSL
- a CDS encoding FAD-dependent oxidoreductase, which translates into the protein MKTIVILGGGYAGINLVDSLKKELKDQLGTAVRVILVDKNSYHFRKVLLVKAITEDADDLQLKIPFHRYISKGIEVLQGEVTRINKTGNIVEIEKEDHQAVEVHYDYLVITLGSRVKDNENFIGGMTLKDESSAHDIKDRLIDLINKTKKLNSDHKRQSNLKIALVGAGITGIETACELAVWLKEQALVHGIDPNGVEVLLFDPKTRLLHEAPDHISSRLEKKMNKFGVKFFSNTRVKEFNNGYLVCTDGRKYEIGLCIITNGVEVNPTIKQLQLPLSDQNQLIVNDCYEVEGHKNIYSIGDCARIIDPITNKYDGMTCKEAIPQAQRLAKIIKHKMTKQPNHIVHTSYPVKLFCVSLGPKEGFVWIQKWGMNFTLTGQLGLRFRNYTWNLASLLK
- a CDS encoding HAMP domain-containing sensor histidine kinase, whose product is MKTIYAKLISSFIITILLSMIIAFYFVTAFNKRDIQNNLATNMKSVAYEFIQLYGNENAQQAVSFFTNMSFTGYTFIIYDEHLQKQEVGERKLQAVIHEKDIVKVLNGEEHTNYVKGVNPPFNSIIGVPFEENGKQYALFVLSNPEKQMRSSRKIQLTQLAFVLVIGSLFFLYISKVLVQPIKKLIKATEEVGNGNYKVQIPVTSKDEIGSLTSHFNKMTKELSKIEQMRQDFVAGVSHEIQSPLTSIHGFAKALKNNEIDEQGKMEYLTIIEQESTRLSQIGGNLLKLASLDSEHHPFTLVRYRVDEQIRRVITSLAPQWEAKELLLNIQLPETYLIGDEDLLEQVWVNLLTNAIKFTPQLGNIDIDLTTDESTVTCSITDTGPGIPEKDLKYLFERFYKADHSRSSRGSGLGLAIVKKIVEMHGGQTMVMSELNNGSTFVVTLPINQANEI